GGCGCAGGACGAGAAGGTCCAGAAGCAGTACGAGCGCGGTCTGATCACCAAGGAAGAGCGCACCCAGGAGCTCATCGCGATCTGGACCAAGGCGACCAACGAGGTCGCCGAGGCGATGAACGCGAACTTCCCGAAGACGAACCCCATCTTCATGATGGTCGACTCGGGTGCGCGCGGAAACATGATGCAGATGCGTCAGATCGCCGGTATGCGCGGTCTGGTGTCCAACGCCAAGAACGAGACGATCCCGCGTCCCATCAAGGCGTCCTTCCGTGAGGGCCTGTCCGTGCTGGAGTACTTCATCTCCACGCACGGTGCCCGTAAGGGTCTGGCGGACACCGCCCTGCGTACGGCCGACTCGGGTTACCTCACCCGTCGTCTGGTCGACGTCTCGCAGGACGTCATCATCCGCGAGGAGGACTGCGGCACCGACCGCGGTCTGCGGCTCAAGATCGCCGAGCGCGGTGCGGACGGCGTGCTGAGCAAGACCGAGGACGTCGAGACGTCCGTGTACGCGCGCTGCCTCGCCGAGGACATCGTCGTCGAGGGCAAGGTGCTGGCCCCGGCCGGCACCGACCTGGGCGACGTCCTCATCGAGGAGCTCGTCCGGCACGGCGTCGAGGAGGTCAAGACCCGCTCGGTCCTGACCTGCGAGTCCGCCGTCGGCACCTGCGCCATGTGCTACGGCCGTTCGCTGGCCACCGGCAAGCTGGTCGACATCGGTGAGGCGGTCGGCATCATCGCCGCCCAGTCCATCGGTGAGCCCGGCACCCAGCTGACGATGCGTACCTTCCACACCGGTGGTGTGGCCGGTGACGACATCACGCAGGGTCTGCCGCGTGTCGTCGAGCTCTTCGAGGCCCGTACTCCGAAGGGTGTCGCCCCGATCTCCGAGGCCTCCGGCCGGGTGCGGATCGAGGAGACCGAGAAGACGAAGAAGATCGTCGTCACCCCCGACGACGGCAGCGACGAGACGGCGTTCCCGATCTCCAAGCGTGCCCGTCTGCTGGTGGGCGAGGGCGACCACGTCGACGTGGGCCAGAAGCTCACGGTGGGTGCCACCAACCCGCACGACGTGCTGCGCATCCTCGGTCAGCGCGCGGTCCAGGTGCACCTGGTCGGCGAGGTCCAGAAGGTCTACAACTCGCAGGGCGTGTCGATCCACGACAAGCACATCGAGATCATCATCCGGCAGATGCTCCGCCGGGTGACGATCATCGAGTCCGGCGACGCGGAGCTGCTGCCGGGCGAGCTCGTCGAGCGCGGCAAGTTCGAGACCGAGAACCGTCGTGTGGTCCAGGAGGGCGGTCACCCGGCCTCCGGGCGTCCGCAGCTGATGGGTATCACCAAGGCCTCGCTGGCGACGGAGTCCTGGCTGTCGGCCGCCTCCTTCCAGGAGACGACCAGGGTCCTGACGGACGCGGCGATCAACGCCAAGTCCGACAGCCTCATCGGCCTCAAGGAGAACGTCATCATCGGTAAGCTCATCCCGGCCGGTACGGGCCTGTCCCGCTACCGCAACATCCGGGTCGAGCCGACCGAGGAGGCCAAGGCCGCGATGTACTCGGCCGTCGGCTACGACGACATCGACTACTCGCCGTTCGGCACGGGCTCCGGCCAGGCGGTGCCGCTGGAGGACTACGACTACGGTCCGTACAACCAGTAGGCGGTCGGCGGGCGCGGTCACGGCCGCGCCCGCGGCTCATGAGCACACGACGGGCGGTCACCCCCAGGGGTGGCCGCCCGTCGGCGTGTACGGCCTCCTCACGCTCTCGGAGGTGTCTTCCCGCGGGGAGGGAACCATCGCGCTTCGGGGCGCGTTTGGAGATGATGGAGGCCATACCGCCGCCGGGGGAGGTGTTCCGTGACATATCCGACACCGTGGCAGCCGTGGAGCGGGCAGGGCCCGCAGCACGGCTCGTCGATGCTCGCGTCCCACGCGGACCGCGAACGTGCCGTCGACGTCCTCAGAGCGGGGTTCAGCGAGGGCCGGCTGCAACAGGCCGAACTGGAGAAGCGCATCGCGCGGGCGTACGAGGCGCGGACGGTGGGGGAGCTGGGTCTGCTCGTCGCCGACCTGCCGCAGGGTCCGGTCCCGATGCAGTCGGCGGTGGCCGCGGCCCCCGTGCCGCGTACGTTCCTGCCGGCGCCGACGCTGCCGCCGCCCAACAACGGCAAGGCCGTGGGCGCCCTGGTGTGCGGCATCCTGACGACGATGACGGCGGGGCTGACCGGTATCCCCGCCGTGGTGCTGGGCCACACGGCCCGCAGCGAGATACGCCGGACGGGCGAGGGGGGCGACGGCTTCGCGCTGGCCGGCCTGATCCTGGGCTGGCTGTCGATCGCGGGCTGGACGCTGTTCCTGATCTTCGTGATCGCGGCGGCGTCGATGTCGACGTGAGCCGTGCGCTTCCCGTACGCACCCGCGTTGACCGGGCGAATCCGGGTACCCCGAGCAGGTGGCGGCCGGCCGTGGCGGAGTTGTTTTGACCGCAGGCAATGAGGTAGGTACGCTCAGACCTTGTGCCTGGGGTGTGCCCTGGCCCTCGTGCGTGCCTGCAACCGTACGGGGAGCCGTCACCGGCCACCGTAATCTGCGCCTTTTCTGCCTTGCGGCGGGGATCTGCAGTATTCGACACACCCGACCGCGTGGGTCGGAGATGTTCCAGGTTAGCTGTACCCATCGGCACACAGAAACCGGAGAAGTAGTGCCTACGATCCAGCAGCTGGTCCGCAAGGGCCGGCAGGACAAGGTCGAGAAGAACAAGACGCCCGCACTCGAGGGTTCGCCCCAGCGTCGCGGCGTCTGCACGCGTGTGTTCACGACCACCCCGAAGAAGCCGAACTCGGCCCTCCGCAAGGTCGCGCGTGTGCGTCTGACCAGCGGCATCGAGGTCACCGCTTACATTCCGGGTGAGGGACACAACCTGCAGGAGCACTCCATCGTGCTCGTGCGCGGCGGCCGTGTGAAGGACCTGCCGGGTGTTCGCTACAAGATCATCCGCGGTTCGCTGGACACCCAGGGTGTCAAGAACCGCAAGCAGGCCCGCAGCCGTTACGGCGCCAAGAAGGAGAAGTAAGAATGCCTCGTAAGGGCCCCGCCCCGAAGCGCCCGGTCATCATCGACCCGGTCTACGGTTCTCCTCTGGTCACGTCGCTGATCAACAAGGTGCTGCTGAACGGCAAGCGCTCCACCGCCGAGCGCATCGTCTACGGCGCCATGGAGGGTCTGCGTGAGAAGACGGGCAACGACCCGATCATCACGCTGAAGCGCGCGCTGGAGAACATCAAGCCGACCCTCGAGGTCAAGTCCCGCCGTGTCGGTGGCGCCACCTACCAGGTGCCGATCGAGGTCAAGCCCGGTCGCGCCAACACGCTCGCGCTCCGCTGGCTGGTCGGCTACTCCCGCGCCCGTCGCGAGAAGACCATGACCGAGCGCCTGCTCAACGAGCTCCTCGACGCCTCCAACGGCCTCGGTGCCGCGGTGAAGAAGCGCGAGGACACCCACAAGATGGCCGAGTCCAACAAGGCCTTCGCGCACTACCGCTGGTAGTCGCTCCCCACATCGAGACCGAGAGAAGACTGAAGCCTTATGGCTACCACTTCACTTGACCTGGCCAAGGTCCGCAACATCGGGATCATGGCCCACATCGACGCGGGCAAGACGACCACCACCGAGCGGATCCTCTTCTACACCGGCGTTTCGTACAAGATCGGTGAGGTCCACGACGGCGCCGCCACCATGGACTGGATGGAGCAGGAGCAGGAGCGTGGCATCACGATCACGTCCGCTGCCACCACCTGTCACTGGCCGCTCGAGGACAACGACTACACCATCAACATCATCGACACCCCGGGGCACGTCGACTTCACCGTCGAGGTGGAGCGCTCCCTGCGTGTGCTCGACGGTGCCGTGACGGTGTTCGACGGTGTCGCGGGTGTCGAGCCGCAGTCCGAGACGGTGTGGCGTCAGGCCGACCGCTACGGCGTGCCGCGCATCTGCTTCGTGAACAAGCTGGACCGTACGGGTGCCGAGTTCCACCGCTGCGTGGACATGATCTCGGACCGCCTGGGTGCCCAGCCGCTGGTCATGCAGCTCCCGATCGGTGCCGAGGCCGACTTCAAGGGCGTCGTGGACCTGGTCCGCATGAAGGCGCTCGTGTGGTCCGCCGAGGCGGCCAAGGGCGAGATGTACGACGTCGTCGACATTCCGGCCACGCACACCGAGGCCGCCGAGGAGTGGCGCGGCAAGCTGGTCGAGGCCGTCGCCGAGAACGACGAAGAGATGATGGAGCTGTTCCTGGAGGGCCAGGAGCCCACCGAGGAGCAGCTGTACGCGGCGATCCGCCGCATCACCATCGCCTCCGGCAAGTCCAGCGACACCACGGTCACCCCGGTGTTCTGCGGCACCGCGTTCAAGAACAAGGGCGTCCAGCCCCTGCTCGACGCGGTCGTGCGCTACCTGCCGACCCCGCTCGACGTCGAGGCCATCGAGGGCCACGACGTCAAGGACCCCGAGGTCGTCGTCACGCGCAAGCCGTCCGAGGACGAGCCGCTGTCCGCCCTCGCGTTCAAGATCATGAGCGACCCGCACCTGGGCAAGCTCACCTTCGTCCGCGTGTACTCCGGCCGTCTGGAGTCCGGCACCGCCGTGCTGAACTCCGTCAAGGGCCGCAAGGAGCGCATCGGCAAGATCTACCGCATGCACGCCAACAAGCGTGAGGAGATCGAGTCGGTGGGCGCCGGCGACATCGTGGCCGTCATGGGCCTGAAGCAGACCACCACCGGTGAGACGCTGGCCGACGACAAGAACCCGGTGATCCTGGAGTCCATGGACTTCCCGGCGCCGGTCATCGAGGTCGCGATCGAGCCCAAGTCCAAGGGCGACCAGGAGAAGCTGGGTGTCGCCATCCAGCGGCTCGCGGAGGAGGACCCCTCCTTCCAGGTGCACACCAACGAGGAGACCGGCCAGACCGTCATCGGCGGCATGGGCGAGCTCCACCTCGAGGTGCTGGTCGACCGGATGCGGCGCGAGTTCAAGGTCGAGGCCAACGTCGGCAAGCCGCAGGTCGCCTACCGTGAGACGATCCGCAAGGCCGTCGAGCGCGTGGACTACACCCACAAGAAGCAGACCGGTGGTA
The DNA window shown above is from Streptomyces sp. NBC_00670 and carries:
- a CDS encoding DUF1707 and DUF4190 domain-containing protein; protein product: MLASHADRERAVDVLRAGFSEGRLQQAELEKRIARAYEARTVGELGLLVADLPQGPVPMQSAVAAAPVPRTFLPAPTLPPPNNGKAVGALVCGILTTMTAGLTGIPAVVLGHTARSEIRRTGEGGDGFALAGLILGWLSIAGWTLFLIFVIAAASMST
- the rpsL gene encoding 30S ribosomal protein S12; the protein is MPTIQQLVRKGRQDKVEKNKTPALEGSPQRRGVCTRVFTTTPKKPNSALRKVARVRLTSGIEVTAYIPGEGHNLQEHSIVLVRGGRVKDLPGVRYKIIRGSLDTQGVKNRKQARSRYGAKKEK
- the rpsG gene encoding 30S ribosomal protein S7, which codes for MPRKGPAPKRPVIIDPVYGSPLVTSLINKVLLNGKRSTAERIVYGAMEGLREKTGNDPIITLKRALENIKPTLEVKSRRVGGATYQVPIEVKPGRANTLALRWLVGYSRARREKTMTERLLNELLDASNGLGAAVKKREDTHKMAESNKAFAHYRW
- the fusA gene encoding elongation factor G, with the translated sequence MATTSLDLAKVRNIGIMAHIDAGKTTTTERILFYTGVSYKIGEVHDGAATMDWMEQEQERGITITSAATTCHWPLEDNDYTINIIDTPGHVDFTVEVERSLRVLDGAVTVFDGVAGVEPQSETVWRQADRYGVPRICFVNKLDRTGAEFHRCVDMISDRLGAQPLVMQLPIGAEADFKGVVDLVRMKALVWSAEAAKGEMYDVVDIPATHTEAAEEWRGKLVEAVAENDEEMMELFLEGQEPTEEQLYAAIRRITIASGKSSDTTVTPVFCGTAFKNKGVQPLLDAVVRYLPTPLDVEAIEGHDVKDPEVVVTRKPSEDEPLSALAFKIMSDPHLGKLTFVRVYSGRLESGTAVLNSVKGRKERIGKIYRMHANKREEIESVGAGDIVAVMGLKQTTTGETLADDKNPVILESMDFPAPVIEVAIEPKSKGDQEKLGVAIQRLAEEDPSFQVHTNEETGQTVIGGMGELHLEVLVDRMRREFKVEANVGKPQVAYRETIRKAVERVDYTHKKQTGGTGQFAKVQIAIEPIEGGDASYEFVNKVTGGRIPKEYIPSVDAGAQEAMQFGILAGYEMTGVRVTLIDGGYHEVDSSELAFKIAGSQAFKEAARKASPVLLEPMMAVEVTTPEDYMGDVIGDINSRRGQIQAMEERAGARVVKGLVPLSEMFGYVGDLRSKTSGRASYSMQFDSYAEVPRNVAEEIIAKAKGE